The Bacteroidota bacterium genome contains a region encoding:
- a CDS encoding response regulator transcription factor — MTNRILLVEDEKSLATTLQYNLEAEGYTVTLCGTGLKALEAFNEGRYDLVILDIMLPGISGFDVLESIRVKDETTPVLVLSARYQDPDRIRGLKSGADDYMTKPFNLEELLLRVARLIRRTAAKPDVAKFLTDTFTFGKNTIYFSQHEAATSNGRIELTAKETELLKLLIQNEGQVVSREIILSRVWGYDVYPTTRTIDNFISRLRKYFEDDPSNPVFIHSIRGVGYKFTGDPKK, encoded by the coding sequence ATGACTAACCGGATTTTATTGGTCGAGGATGAAAAATCCCTGGCAACCACCCTTCAGTACAATCTGGAAGCCGAAGGGTACACGGTTACCCTGTGTGGTACCGGACTGAAAGCCCTTGAAGCATTTAATGAAGGCAGGTACGATCTGGTGATTCTCGATATCATGCTTCCCGGGATCAGCGGATTCGACGTGCTGGAATCCATCCGGGTGAAGGATGAAACCACTCCTGTCCTGGTGCTCTCTGCGCGGTATCAGGATCCGGACCGGATCCGCGGTCTGAAGAGCGGGGCCGATGATTACATGACCAAACCATTTAACCTCGAAGAATTGCTCCTTCGTGTGGCCCGGCTGATCCGCCGGACGGCGGCCAAACCCGATGTGGCCAAATTTCTGACCGATACTTTCACCTTTGGCAAAAACACCATCTACTTCTCACAGCATGAAGCCGCCACCAGCAACGGCCGCATTGAATTAACGGCCAAGGAAACGGAATTGCTTAAACTGCTGATTCAGAATGAAGGACAGGTGGTTTCCAGAGAAATTATTCTGTCCCGGGTCTGGGGATACGATGTGTACCCGACCACCCGGACCATCGATAACTTCATTTCCCGGCTTAGAAAGTACTTCGAGGACGATCCATCCAATCCAGTCTTTATCCACTCGATCCGTGGAGTCGGATATAAATTTACCGGGGATCCGAAAAAATGA
- a CDS encoding uroporphyrinogen decarboxylase, with translation MSMILKNDRFLRACRRESTDRTPVWMMRQAGRYLPEYRAVRQNADFMTMCQSPELAAEVTIQPIDRLGVDAAILFSDILVIPDAMGLELELIESRGPVFHKPLREVSAIRQLPVPDPDSDLGYVMEAIRLIQKRLDGRVPLIGFSGAPWTLMTYMVEGQSSKTFRFSKSLLLDEPAAAIDLLDRLSESVASYLLAQIRAGVQAVQIFDTWAGALPPHLYLEFGWPALESVIRALKPAGVPVIVFAKGADFVLERAIAAGATVFGADHSVPIGELASRTAGRIAVQGNLDPSVLYGSPDAIRREVNRLLTEWGGRPGHIFNLGHGIHPDVNPDHAKAMVEAVQAFRMKE, from the coding sequence ATGAGTATGATCTTGAAGAATGACCGGTTTCTGCGGGCTTGCCGGCGTGAATCCACCGACCGCACCCCGGTCTGGATGATGCGGCAGGCTGGCCGGTACCTGCCCGAGTACCGGGCTGTGAGACAAAACGCCGATTTTATGACCATGTGCCAGTCTCCTGAACTGGCTGCCGAGGTAACCATTCAGCCCATTGACCGGCTGGGAGTCGATGCCGCAATTTTATTCTCTGATATTCTGGTTATTCCCGATGCCATGGGTCTGGAACTGGAACTGATTGAAAGCCGGGGTCCGGTTTTTCATAAGCCACTCAGAGAGGTGTCCGCCATCAGACAGTTACCAGTCCCTGATCCCGATTCCGATCTGGGCTATGTCATGGAAGCCATCCGTCTGATTCAGAAACGTCTGGACGGGCGTGTTCCGCTCATCGGCTTTTCGGGCGCCCCCTGGACGCTGATGACCTATATGGTGGAAGGTCAGTCCTCGAAAACCTTCCGCTTTTCCAAATCCCTGTTGCTGGATGAACCCGCTGCAGCCATCGATTTACTTGATCGGTTGTCCGAGTCGGTGGCTTCCTATCTTCTGGCTCAGATCAGGGCAGGCGTTCAGGCCGTTCAGATTTTTGATACCTGGGCCGGTGCATTGCCTCCGCATTTGTATCTGGAATTTGGCTGGCCCGCACTGGAGTCGGTCATCCGGGCCCTGAAACCAGCCGGTGTGCCGGTCATTGTGTTTGCCAAAGGGGCTGATTTTGTATTGGAAAGGGCCATTGCGGCAGGGGCAACGGTGTTTGGAGCCGATCACTCGGTTCCCATCGGCGAACTGGCCTCGCGAACAGCCGGAAGGATTGCAGTTCAGGGAAATCTCGATCCGTCGGTACTGTACGGATCTCCCGACGCCATCCGACGTGAAGTGAACCGTCTGCTGACGGAATGGGGCGGCAGGCCCGGTCATATTTTTAATCTGGGGCATGGCATTCATCCCGATGTGAATCCAGATCATGCCAAAGCCATGGTGGAAGCCGTTCAGGCTTTCAGAATGAAGGAATAA
- the hemN gene encoding oxygen-independent coproporphyrinogen III oxidase — protein sequence METEQTSKLDYLLSRYNKPGPRYTSYPTAPVWPVVTDPSSYINQLKKLARSAGGPISVYLHIPFCEDRCLYCACNVSVRADHSVADRFLQHLETEIKLVADQLGFKPVVDSLHLGGGTPTYLSPEQIHRLMALLNHSFDINFLSGELSVEIDPVVTTNDHLDALSDEGFQRFSFGVQDFNPAVQEAVKRIQPFEDTYRQVSEARRRGAQSVNVDLIYGLPLQTAASFRETLKKTLLLDPDRLALFSYAHVPWIHKHQQVLDQYQRPEGLEKLSLLMDAKDFLESAGYRLIGMDHFAKPEDELSVALDEGRLRRNFMGYTTLQTETILAFGPSSIGFIGGEYVQNQKNLKQWETGLSEGRLPIEHAYQMTTDDRIRQRAIMDIMVQFAVFYDDFKRLTGETFTDYFREELAGMDDLEADGLITRFNDRLVVTDLGELFVRNVAMRFDRYLMGETGPRRFSQTV from the coding sequence ATGGAAACGGAACAAACCAGTAAACTGGACTATCTGCTTTCCCGGTACAACAAACCCGGTCCGCGATACACCAGCTATCCGACCGCACCCGTCTGGCCGGTGGTAACCGATCCGTCCTCTTACATCAACCAATTGAAAAAACTGGCCCGCTCGGCCGGCGGACCCATCAGTGTGTACCTTCACATCCCGTTCTGCGAGGACCGGTGTCTCTATTGCGCCTGTAACGTGTCCGTCCGGGCGGATCATTCCGTGGCTGACCGGTTTCTGCAGCATCTCGAAACCGAGATAAAACTGGTTGCAGATCAACTGGGATTTAAACCGGTGGTCGATTCGCTCCATCTGGGAGGTGGCACGCCAACCTACCTGTCACCGGAACAGATTCACCGGCTCATGGCGCTGCTGAATCATTCCTTCGATATCAACTTCCTGTCGGGAGAGTTGTCGGTGGAAATCGACCCGGTGGTGACCACCAACGACCATCTGGATGCCCTGTCCGATGAAGGTTTCCAACGCTTCTCGTTTGGTGTGCAGGATTTTAATCCGGCCGTGCAGGAAGCCGTTAAGCGCATTCAGCCCTTCGAGGATACCTACCGGCAGGTTTCAGAAGCCCGGCGTCGGGGAGCCCAGTCGGTGAATGTGGATCTGATTTACGGATTGCCGCTTCAAACGGCGGCCTCATTCAGGGAAACCCTTAAGAAAACCCTCTTGCTCGATCCGGATCGTCTGGCTTTGTTCTCTTACGCTCACGTTCCCTGGATTCATAAACATCAGCAGGTGCTTGATCAGTATCAGCGGCCGGAGGGATTGGAAAAACTGTCGCTTCTGATGGATGCAAAGGATTTTCTTGAATCGGCCGGTTACCGGCTGATCGGAATGGATCATTTTGCAAAACCCGAGGATGAACTATCCGTGGCGTTGGATGAAGGTCGTCTCCGCCGGAATTTCATGGGATATACAACCTTGCAGACCGAAACCATTCTCGCCTTTGGTCCCTCTTCCATCGGCTTTATCGGTGGAGAGTATGTTCAGAATCAGAAAAATCTGAAACAATGGGAAACGGGTCTGTCTGAAGGTCGGCTGCCCATCGAACATGCCTACCAGATGACGACCGATGACCGGATCCGCCAACGCGCCATTATGGATATCATGGTTCAGTTTGCTGTTTTTTACGATGATTTTAAACGGCTGACCGGTGAAACCTTCACCGACTATTTCAGGGAAGAACTGGCGGGCATGGATGACCTGGAAGCCGATGGTCTGATCACCCGCTTTAACGACCGGCTGGTGGTGACCGATCTCGGTGAATTGTTTGTGCGGAATGTGGCCATGCGGTTCGACCGGTATCTCATGGGTGAAACCGGACCCCGCCGGTTTTCACAAACGGTGTAA
- a CDS encoding DedA family protein, which yields MDALFQAGWPGLFLIAFLAATLVPVSSEAMVLLMLAGGYQPLAIWAVATAGNTLGSVAGYGIGAGSRWVFSKQVNRESSGWKRAEGLFGRWGGWTLLLAWVPVIGDPLCMIAGSLRYRFWRFCLLVFTGKAGRYAILILLSEAVTG from the coding sequence ATGGATGCTCTCTTTCAGGCCGGGTGGCCGGGACTGTTTCTGATTGCCTTTCTGGCCGCCACTCTGGTCCCCGTTTCAAGCGAGGCCATGGTTCTTCTGATGCTGGCTGGTGGCTATCAGCCGCTGGCCATCTGGGCAGTGGCAACTGCCGGAAACACACTCGGATCGGTGGCGGGATACGGAATCGGTGCGGGAAGCCGGTGGGTTTTCTCTAAACAGGTCAACCGCGAATCATCGGGCTGGAAACGGGCGGAAGGATTGTTCGGCCGCTGGGGGGGCTGGACGTTGCTGCTGGCATGGGTGCCCGTCATCGGAGATCCGCTCTGCATGATAGCCGGCAGTCTCCGCTACCGGTTCTGGCGGTTCTGTCTGCTGGTCTTCACCGGAAAGGCCGGACGTTACGCCATCCTGATCCTTCTGTCAGAAGCCGTTACCGGGTGA